The genomic segment GTGCTGCCGATGCACGCAGAGAGATTTATGAACTGTGGAGCAGCACTGCAAGGGCAGAGGAGCATGTGCAATCCTCGGCCACATCCATGTCAGCAAAcgagacggcagcagcagaggccaaagcggcagaggagcgcTGCGAAGCGGTGGCGAGACTCTTAGACAAGCACAAGCTCGACCCAGCGACACCTCGCGAGGAGGATGTTAGCCGCGGACTGGGTGATGCGCTTGACCGCTTACTACTCCTTTGCGTACCACTGTCATCGAGGCACGGCACGGACCTTTTAGTGAAGCTTATGCAGGTTTCTGCTCGACAGGGCCGGCAGTTCTCAATGCGGACCATTCAGCATCTGTTTGCACGCACGAACGGCTACGCTGAAGCTCTCGCAGTCTTTTACGCGATGCGACGCAGCAACTTTGCGATGAGCATGGAGGCGTACCATGCGATGCTCTATTCCCTGCAGCgtctcgaggaggagggatggGCGGCACGCTTCCACGAAGAATTCACTGCTTCGAACGGGGAGGCCATCTCTGAGCAGGCGCTCGACTTTGTTCTGCGCGGTGTCGACAATCAGTTGATGCCGGAGAACAAGCCATGGCTGGGCCGCATCATGTTTGCAGAGGTGAAGGATAGCGTGGCtacgcagcggcagtcgaTGAAGTCCTTTGATGAGATGGGGCAACTGTGGGTGCAGCGCTACAAGAAAGGTGGGTCCGCCCCAGAATAGCCTCGCTCTCGCGTACCTTGATTTCCTTCTCAGTGCCTGTGTTTCACGAAGAGTctgtctttttctctttcgtttacccttgctctcttctcagAGGTGtgttgcggtggtggtgatggatgtgcacgcgtgcgcccTTGCATcatgtgtctctctctgtgtggtgGATGCATATATCGTTGTGATTGTCGTCCCCTCCTTAGCCCTTTGAGGCGTGCGCTCGTGTGCGCACGATAACACCGGTAAGGCAAGTGGAAAAATAAGCTGCGCCGAATTTGCCGCATCACGCAGCACCTAAGCCGAAAGTAAGCGATGGGTTTCGGCAAAATGGGTGTGCAGATGCGTGACAGCAAATCCGTGATGTTGTTCTGTAAGGGTGTGCAGGAAGCGATCACTCCCTTtctgcacacgtgtgtgttggtTAGTGGATGTAGAGGTTATCTTCCTCTGCAACACAGGTCTTCCTGGAGTACAACAGAGTTGCCTATGTCCGCACAGAGTGggcaccccaccccctaaAGGACGCACAACACGGTAATCATCGCGTCGATCTGTCGCAGGGTGCAGCTGGCCATTCTTTACTCCgctcttctcgtcttctctttttgtcttttattttcttctgcttctcttgctgtgTTGGCAGGCAACAACGCTTTatttctttcctttgttttccgTTGCTCTGCCTGTTGTACACCCAATTTCAAGATACTGACGAGCACATACACAACATAGACGGTCACCTCCCAAgcggcaaggaggaggaggaggagggagggggtgggaaacagaagaggcacaaagggaaagaggaagcacGTTAATTCGGTTCCTCTAGAGCGGCgcgggaagaaaaaaaagagacactGAACTCAACACACCCGGATGCATGTTGTtcacgcgcgtgtgtgcccgcACAACAATCCTTTTGCCGAACACTGTCCACTGACTGTTCTTTCCAGCGTCCATAGGTGTCGTTCGACGCATCGACCGATCCACATCCAAAACCCTTTACAGTAAAGCTGCATGCTTTCCTCATTCCTTTTGCAACATCTAGAAATATAGATagacacagagaggcgcGAGGCATCAATTAATGCCGTTGA from the Leishmania panamensis strain MHOM/PA/94/PSC-1 chromosome 28 sequence genome contains:
- a CDS encoding hypothetical protein (TriTrypDB/GeneDB-style sysID: LpmP.28.2310) is translated as MERAADARREIYELWSSTARAEEHVQSSATSMSANETAAAEAKAAEERCEAVARLLDKHKLDPATPREEDVSRGLGDALDRLLLLCVPLSSRHGTDLLVKLMQVSARQGRQFSMRTIQHLFARTNGYAEALAVFYAMRRSNFAMSMEAYHAMLYSLQRLEEEGWAARFHEEFTASNGEAISEQALDFVLRGVDNQLMPENKPWLGRIMFAEVKDSVATQRQSMKSFDEMGQLWVQRYKKGGSAPE